DNA sequence from the Deinococcota bacterium genome:
AGCAGAAACTTGGCGGTGGTGGCGTAAAGCAGCGGCTTGCCGACGACGTCCTTGCGGCCGATCACCTTGATGAGCTCGCGCTCTTGCAGGGTGTCCAGGGTGGAGCCGCAGGACGCGCCCCTGGCGGCCTCGAGCTCGCCCCGCGTGAGCGGCTGCCCGTAGGCTACCAGGGCCAAGGTCTCCAGGGCCGCCGCGGAGAGCTGGGGCAGGGGCGGCGGCGCCAAGAGGCCGGCGAGGTCGGCGGTCAGGGTCCTGTCGACGACCAGGCGGTAGCCGCCCGCGACCTCCTCGACCTCGAGGCCCAAGTCCTCGCGCTCGAGCAGCCGCTGAAGCTCGCCGACCACCCCGGCCACGGCGTCGGCGGAGACGCCCAGCAGGGCCGCGGCTTCCTTTGGGGTGAGGGGGCGGCCGGCGGCGAGCATGGCGGCGCAGAGCAGGGCCTGGTAGCGCGCCACCTCCTACAGCTCCGTCAGGAGCCGCCTCAAGCCCTTGAGCGGCAGGTCCACCCAGTCGGGGCGGTGGCCGAGCTCGTAGTGCACCTCGTAGAGCGCCTTGTCGAGTTGGTAGGCCCAGACGAGGCGGTCGCGGACCCCCGCGGGCGGCAGGAAGCTCGCCTCGCCGGCGGTGGCGTAGTAGGCGTCCAAGAAGACCGCCTCGCTCCAGCGGGTGAGCGACCCCACCCAGGTCTCTAAGTCGCCATCCTTGCTCGCCAGCTCGGGATGCTCTGCTAGGTGCCTGCGCCAGGCCATCAGCCCGGCGTAATCGAGGGAGCGCAGCATGCCCGCCACGTCGCGCAGCGCCTGGTCGCGCCGGCGGCGCTCGGCCAAGGGCTTGGCGGGCTCGCCCTCGAAGTCGAGCAGGTAGTACTCGCCCTGGCTCATCAGGACCTGGCCGAGGTGGTAGTCGCCGTGGACGCGGATCTTTTGCCAGCCGCCTGGCGCGGCCGGGGTCTCCGGATTCAGCTCGTCCAGCTTGGCGAGGCCCCGCGCGAAGAGGTCGTCGGCCGGCCGGCCTTCGCTTCCTCTCTCCGTCAACGCCAGACGCACCTCCTCGGCGCGCGCATGGACGCGCTCACGGAGCGCCAAGAGGTCGCCGGCCTCGGTGGGCTCGGGCCTCAGCGCCGGGGTCTCGGCCTTGGCGAGGCTCAGGTGCAGCTCAGCGGTGCGGACGCCCAGCAGGCGGACCATGTGGAGGATGTCGCCGCCGCTGTGCTCGAGCCAGGCGGGGATGGGCTGGCCCGGCAGGGGGTAGAGCTCGCTCGGCAAGGCGGTGTCGCTCACCCGGTTCAAGTAGCGCGAGGTCTCGGTGAGCGCGTAACCCCAGGCGTCGCCGTCGCCGGCCAGGTAGTCCTGCACCACGCCCAGGCTGAGTTCCAGGGGCCCGCGGTTGAACGAGAGCCGCGCCAGCATCCGCGGCACGAAGGGAAAGCCCGCGCTAGTCAGGTAGCTGAGCATCTCGACCTCGGGGTTGGGGCCCTCCTCGAGCCTGCGGTAGAGCTTGGCGAAGGCCGCGCTGCCAAAGACCGCCGAGGAGTTGCTCTGCTCGACGCCAAGCACGCGCGCGCCCTCTGCCGGCGGCAGGACGGCACCCTTGCCCGTCGCGGCGCTGTAGAGGCCCTTGAGGCTGCGGCCCTTCCAGCCCGCGCGGGTCTGCTCGTAGAGGGCCAGCCAGAAGGCCGGATCGGCGGTCGCATCGTAGAGCACGTTGCGGCCGAAGGGACCGCTCAGCCGGGCGATGGCGGCCTGGGGACGCTCGGCCAGGGCGCTGCTCGCCTCCTCCTCGCTCATCCGGGCCAGGGGCAGGAAGTAGCGCTCGACGCCGCCTTCGTAGGCGACGCGCACCAAGGCCAGATAGCCGGAAAAGGCTTGGGCCTGGAGCCGCACGGCGTCCTCGAGCCGCACCGAAAGGATGGGCCTCTCCTTGGCGCCGAACCAGCGCTGGCCCCGCAGGTAGCCGGGCAGGAGCCGCTCCAAGCCCTTGCGCGACTCGCCCTGGACCATGGTGTCTATGACTATGGTCTCCAAGCCGCCCGTCAGGGTGAGCACGGGCAGGGCGCGCAGGATGTCGGCCACGCCCTCCTCGGGCAGGGCCTCGTCCTCGGCGAGCGCGGCCTTGGGGCGCAGAACGAACCAGTAAAAGGAGTGCGGCCCGAGCGTGAGCGGGTAACCCTCCGCGGTGATGGGCGGGAAGGGCGCCTGGCTGAACAGTTCGACGGGCGCGCAGTCGCTGAAGTCGGCGAGCGGCAAGGAGGCCGCCTGGGCAAAGCGTGAGAGGTTGGTGACCACCAGGATGGTCTCGCCCTCATGCTGCCGCAAGAAGGCGAAGACCCGGGGGTTCTCGACGTCTAAGACCCTCAGACTGCCCCGGCCGAAGGTCCTGGCGTGCTGGCCGCGCAAGGCGATGAGGCGCCGGGTGAAGTGGTAGAACGAGTAGGGGTTGTTCCTTTCGGACTCGACGTTGACGAACTGGTAGGAGTAGCGCCCCTCGCTGACGGGCGGCAGGAAGAGGGTGTGAAAGGGCGCGCGCGAAAAGCCCGCGTTCTTGTCGGGGCTCCACTGCATGGGGGTGCGCACGCCGTTGCGGTCGCCCAAAAAGGTGTTGTCGCCCATGCCGATCTCGTCGCCGTAGTAGAGGATGGGGCTGCCCGGCAGGGATAGCAGCAGGGCGTTCATGAGCTCGATGCGGCGGCGCTCGCCGCCCAGGAGCGGCGCTAGGCGGCGCCTGATGCCCAGGTTCAGCCGAAACTGCGGGTCGGCGGCGTACTCGTAGTACATGAAGTCGCGCTCTTCGTCGGTGACCATCTCGAGGGTGAGCTCGTCGTGGTTGCGCAAAAACAGCGCCCACTGCGCCTCCTCGGGGATCTCCTCGGTGTGCCCCAGCATCTCGACGATAGGCTGGCGGTTCTCGCGGCGCACCGCTAAGTACATCCGGGGCATCAAGGGGAAGTTGAAGGCCATCTGTACGCCCTCGCCCCCTTCGCCAAAGTAGGGCACGGTGTCCTCGGGCCACTGGTTGGCCTCGGCCAGGAGGATCTTGCCGGGGCCGTAGCGGTCCTCGATGGCCTTGCGCAGGCGCTTGATGGCGTCCAGGGTTTCGGGCAGGTTCTCACAGGACGTGCCCTCGCGCTCGTAGAGGTAGGGCACGGCGTCGAGCCTGAGCCCGTCTACGCCCAGGTCGAACCAGTAGAACATCACCTCGTGAAGCGCCTTTTCGACCGCGGGGTTGTCCCAGTTGAGGTCGGGCTGGTGGCCGAAAAACCTGTGCCAGTAGTAGGCGCCCGCCACCGGGTCCCAGGTCCAGTTGGAGTACTCGGTGTCCTTGAAGATGATGCGCACGCCCTTGTACTTCTCGGCGGAGTCGCTCCACACGTACCAGTCGCGCTTGGCCGAGCCGGGAACGCGGGCCTCCTGGAACCAGGGGTGCTGGTCGGAGGTGTGGTTCAAGACGAGCTCGGTGACGACGCGCATGCCGCGCGCGTGCGCCTCGTCCAAAAAGGCCTTGAAGTCGTCCAGGGTGCCGTGGACGGGCAGGATCTGGTAGTAGTCGGCGATGTCGTAGCCGTCGTCGCGCAAGGGCGACTGGTAAAAGGGCAGCAGCCAGAGCGTGTTGACGCCCAACTCCTCCAAGTAGGGCAGCTTTTCCCTCAGCCCCGCGAAGTCGCCGTAGCCGTCGTTGTTCGAGTCGTAAAAGGAGCGCACGTGAAGCTCGTAGATCACCGCGTCCTTGTGCCACAAGGGGTCCATAGTCACCTCGTCCATAGTTACCTCACGTCGTAAAGAAGCCGCTTTAGCCCGGTTCTTCATCTCGTTTCAGCGTAACACTCCATGAACGAGCGAGGCGAGAAGGCTGGCTTCACGCCCCCACCGGGCAGCTTCCGTATTTTTCCATGATGATTCACTTTTACCCCAAGCTTTTCCCGCAATCCCCTCACCCATGAGGGATCATCGTGCTGCTCGCCGGTCTCGAGGGCCCGAAGCAACCTGGAGAACGTGAGCAAATGAGGCCATCTGAAAAACATCGGAATGACTTCAGCTCGCCCTGATCAATGTTCCTCACCATGCGGTAGCCTTCAACAAAGGAGAGAAACGCCTCATTATTCAAGTCCACTTTGCTAGCGCTGTCAGGTCGATGCCATCACCTGACGGCTTCTTCACGCATCTTCTCTTGCAACCACAAGTTGAGGAGCGTTTCTGGAGAAACACCGCGCTCTTTGGCCAGGTCACGAAGTCTCTCGGAAAGCCCTCTTTCGAGGGGATAATACCTGACGGACGAAGCAAGGCCTACTTCGATGGCTACAGCTTTGGTTCGCTCCCAGATGTCGCCAAGGTCATGTGCGTCCCAATAATCGCCAATCTCTTGGTAGGACGAGGCCTGGGATACCGAGGTTTTAGCGTCCTTCATACCGCCTCCGCTCCGTTTCGGTCATGTCGCGCGCAGACACGACGAGTGCGCGCCGGTCCTGCTTGTGGACAAAAAAGTCGCTCCTGCCTATCCCGATTCTAAAGCATGGATTGAAGAATCGCAAACAAAGCTGCGTCCTCGAGCAACCGCAAGCGCGTGGGCCGCAGCATCTTCGGAAACGGCAAGAACCGAGAGCGAATAGGCTCGCCTTTGGCCGGACTCCGACTCCCGCATCCTCACATGTATCCTCACATGTAGTAGTCGAAGTCCTGCTCGCGCCGCACCCGCTTTCTCACCTCGAAGATGTGCGCCGGGCTCTTGTGCGGGTCGAGCCGCACGAAGTTGCGCGCGCCCTCCCAGAAGTAGCGCTCGTCGTCCAGGAGGTCCTTTAGCATGTAGGGCTCGTCGTGCTTCAGGCCGAGGTCATGGAGCGGCAGCTCGAGCCAGCCCGACTGGGTGTGGTGGGGGTCCAGGTTGACCACCACCAGGATCAAATTGTCGCCGTCCTTCTTGGAGTAGGCCAGCAGTTGCTCGTTGTCGGTCTTGTGGAAGCTCAGGCTCCAGTTGCTGTGCAGGGCCGGGTTCTCCCGGCGGATCCTGTTGATCCTGGCGATCAGGCCCTTCAAGGAGCGCGGGTCGTTCAGGTCCCAGTCGCGGATCTCGTACTTCTCGTTGTTCTTGTACTCCTCGCGGGCGGGGTGAGCCTCGTTTTCCATCAGCTCGAAGGCCGGGCCGTAGATGCCGTAGGCCGCCGACAGCGTCGCCGCCATTACCAGCCGCGCCTCGAAGACGGGCCGGCCGGCGTGGTTCAGGTAGGGCGGCAGGATGTCGGGGGTGTTGGGCCAGAAGTTGGGCCGGTAGATCTCGCGGACCTCGGTATGGAAGAGCTCGCTCAAGTACTCCTCGAACTCGTGCTTGGTGTAGCGCCAGGTGAAGTAGCTGTAGGACTGGTTGAAGCCCACCTTGCCGAGAGCAAACATCACCTTGGGCCGGGTAAAGGCCTCGGCCAGGAAAATCAGCTCGGGGTACTCCTCCTGGAGGTTCTTGAAGCACCACTCCCAGAAGGCAAAGGGCTTGGTGTGGGGGTTGTCGACCCTGAATACCTTGACGCCGCGGCCCGCCCAGAAGGCGATGACATCTTTCAGTTCAAGCCACAGGTTCTGCCAGTCGGGGCTTTCGAAGTTGATGGGGTAGACGTCCTGGTACTTTTTGGGCGGGTTTTCGGCGTAGCGGATCGAGCCGTCGGGGCGGTGGCGGAACCACTCGGGGTGCTCCCTAACGTAGGGGTGATCGGGCGAGCACTGGTAGGCGAGGTCGAGAGCGACCTCGAGCCCCAGCTCCTTCGCCCGCGCCACGAACCTGTCAAAGGCTTCCAGACCGCCCAACTCGGGATGCACCGCCTTGTGCCCGCCCTCTTGGGAGCCGATCGCCCAGGGGCTGCCGGGCTCGCCCTCTTGGGCGCTGGGGGCGTTGTCCTTGCCCTTGCGGTAGGAGTGGCCGATGGGGTGAACGGGCGGCAGGTAGACGATGTCGAAGCCCATCTCCTTGACGTAGTCCAACTGCTTAGCGGCGTCGTCGAGGGTGCCGTGCTCGCCCGGACGCCCCGCCGAGCGCGGGAAGAACTCGTACCAGGCGCCGAATCTGGCCAGCTTGCGGTCCACCAACAGCCCCAAGCTGGCACTCCCCACGGCGCGCACTCTGGGGTCGTTGCGCTGGGCGAGCTCCAACACCTCGGCCTCGAGCGCCCGCTCGATCTCGCCCGCGCGGAAGGCCTCAATATGTCCCTGAAGCGCCTCCTCATCCTCGCCCGTGGCCTCCTTGGCCGCGAGCTCGAGGAGCGCCGCGCCCTCTAAGAGCTCGCTCCTCAGTTCCCCTTCGGCCTCTCCCCCATACCCGCTCCGCAGGGCACTTTCGACCCGGCGCCGAAAGAGCGCCTGCCAGGTGGCGAACTCGTCCACCCAGGCGCGCACCCGGTAGTGCCAGCGGCCGAGCTCGTCGGCGGCGAAGGTGCCCGTGAACACGTCGTTGCCCAGGGGCGCCATGCGCAGCGACCGTTCCTCGCCACCTTCGGGCCCGAAAATGAGCTCGACGGCGACGAGGTCG
Encoded proteins:
- a CDS encoding alpha-1,4-glucan--maltose-1-phosphate maltosyltransferase, producing MTKTQGAMPPTAPMPMELPEAWSRALILAVRPQIDAGRWPVKRAQDELMEVTADVVGDGHDLVAVELIFGPEGGEERSLRMAPLGNDVFTGTFAADELGRWHYRVRAWVDEFATWQALFRRRVESALRSGYGGEAEGELRSELLEGAALLELAAKEATGEDEEALQGHIEAFRAGEIERALEAEVLELAQRNDPRVRAVGSASLGLLVDRKLARFGAWYEFFPRSAGRPGEHGTLDDAAKQLDYVKEMGFDIVYLPPVHPIGHSYRKGKDNAPSAQEGEPGSPWAIGSQEGGHKAVHPELGGLEAFDRFVARAKELGLEVALDLAYQCSPDHPYVREHPEWFRHRPDGSIRYAENPPKKYQDVYPINFESPDWQNLWLELKDVIAFWAGRGVKVFRVDNPHTKPFAFWEWCFKNLQEEYPELIFLAEAFTRPKVMFALGKVGFNQSYSYFTWRYTKHEFEEYLSELFHTEVREIYRPNFWPNTPDILPPYLNHAGRPVFEARLVMAATLSAAYGIYGPAFELMENEAHPAREEYKNNEKYEIRDWDLNDPRSLKGLIARINRIRRENPALHSNWSLSFHKTDNEQLLAYSKKDGDNLILVVVNLDPHHTQSGWLELPLHDLGLKHDEPYMLKDLLDDERYFWEGARNFVRLDPHKSPAHIFEVRKRVRREQDFDYYM
- the treS gene encoding maltose alpha-D-glucosyltransferase, whose protein sequence is MDEVTMDPLWHKDAVIYELHVRSFYDSNNDGYGDFAGLREKLPYLEELGVNTLWLLPFYQSPLRDDGYDIADYYQILPVHGTLDDFKAFLDEAHARGMRVVTELVLNHTSDQHPWFQEARVPGSAKRDWYVWSDSAEKYKGVRIIFKDTEYSNWTWDPVAGAYYWHRFFGHQPDLNWDNPAVEKALHEVMFYWFDLGVDGLRLDAVPYLYEREGTSCENLPETLDAIKRLRKAIEDRYGPGKILLAEANQWPEDTVPYFGEGGEGVQMAFNFPLMPRMYLAVRRENRQPIVEMLGHTEEIPEEAQWALFLRNHDELTLEMVTDEERDFMYYEYAADPQFRLNLGIRRRLAPLLGGERRRIELMNALLLSLPGSPILYYGDEIGMGDNTFLGDRNGVRTPMQWSPDKNAGFSRAPFHTLFLPPVSEGRYSYQFVNVESERNNPYSFYHFTRRLIALRGQHARTFGRGSLRVLDVENPRVFAFLRQHEGETILVVTNLSRFAQAASLPLADFSDCAPVELFSQAPFPPITAEGYPLTLGPHSFYWFVLRPKAALAEDEALPEEGVADILRALPVLTLTGGLETIVIDTMVQGESRKGLERLLPGYLRGQRWFGAKERPILSVRLEDAVRLQAQAFSGYLALVRVAYEGGVERYFLPLARMSEEEASSALAERPQAAIARLSGPFGRNVLYDATADPAFWLALYEQTRAGWKGRSLKGLYSAATGKGAVLPPAEGARVLGVEQSNSSAVFGSAAFAKLYRRLEEGPNPEVEMLSYLTSAGFPFVPRMLARLSFNRGPLELSLGVVQDYLAGDGDAWGYALTETSRYLNRVSDTALPSELYPLPGQPIPAWLEHSGGDILHMVRLLGVRTAELHLSLAKAETPALRPEPTEAGDLLALRERVHARAEEVRLALTERGSEGRPADDLFARGLAKLDELNPETPAAPGGWQKIRVHGDYHLGQVLMSQGEYYLLDFEGEPAKPLAERRRRDQALRDVAGMLRSLDYAGLMAWRRHLAEHPELASKDGDLETWVGSLTRWSEAVFLDAYYATAGEASFLPPAGVRDRLVWAYQLDKALYEVHYELGHRPDWVDLPLKGLRRLLTEL
- the scpB gene encoding SMC-Scp complex subunit ScpB — encoded protein: MLAAGRPLTPKEAAALLGVSADAVAGVVGELQRLLEREDLGLEVEEVAGGYRLVVDRTLTADLAGLLAPPPLPQLSAAALETLALVAYGQPLTRGELEAARGASCGSTLDTLQERELIKVIGRKDVVGKPLLYATTAKFLLEFGLRSLGDLPPLGERPAEFLRG
- a CDS encoding BrnA antitoxin family protein, translated to MKDAKTSVSQASSYQEIGDYWDAHDLGDIWERTKAVAIEVGLASSVRYYPLERGLSERLRDLAKERGVSPETLLNLWLQEKMREEAVR